The region CACCGTCGAACGCGTGGGCCCCTACCTCACCCTGCTCGGCGGCATGGCCCTTGAGCAGGCGAACCTTCAGTGGGGCGAGACGGCCCTGAGGAGGCTCGACCAGCGGGCCGAGGCCCTCGGCGCGACGGCTCGCGGCTGATGCTCCACGTACCCCGCGCCCGTCCTGGGCGGGATCAGCGGCCCGGGTCGTAGGCGAGTTGCTTGACCAGGCGCAGGGTCAGGGCGGTTTCGACGGCCTGGACGCCGTCGAGGGCGCCGATCTTCTCGCTCAGATACGTGTACAGCTCCCCGCTGTTGCGGTAGACGGTCGAGGCGACGATGCCGGCCTGACCGGTGATCGCCGCGGCGAAACGCACCTCGGGATGCGCGGCGAGTGCCCGTCCGACGTCGGCGAGGGCGGCCGGGGCCACGGTGAGCCACAGCATGGCCTCCACCTCGTGGCCGAGCGGTTCCTGGTCGAACTGGACGTCGAAGTACAGCACCCCGGTGGCCCGCATGCGCTCCAGACGCCGCTTGACCACGGACTCCGACTGGCCGGTGGCCGCCTGGAGTTCGGTGAGCGTGGCACGCCCGTCCCGGACGAGCACGGCCAGCAGCGCCTCGTCGGCCGCCTCCAGCGTGAGGGGGTCGGTGACCGGCTCGACCGGCGGTGGGCGCAGGGCCGCCTGCTGGTCGGGGGCGAGCCCGTTGGCCTTGTTGAGCCAGTCCAGCTGTCCGCCGTAGAACGAGTGCAGTACGCAGTGGGCGCTGACGGAGACGACACGGGGGGTGCGCTGCAACCGGTCGAAGAGCAGTTCGTCCCGGGCCTGCCGGCTGCGCGGCTTCATCGCGCACATCACCTCGGTGCCGCCGGAGATCAGCGAGACGTACGAGGTGTCGGGGCGCCGGGCGAGCGCGCCCGCCAACAGTTCGGCCACGTCCGGGGTGCAGCGCAGCCGGACGATCCAGTTGGTGCGGCCGAGCCGGCTCTCGTCGATCACGCCGAGCACCCGCAGCCGTGCCGTGGTGCGCAACCGCCGCAGGCGCCGGGCGACGGTCTGGTCGGAGACCCCGAGCACCTCCGCGATCCGGGTGAGCGGCGCCCGTCCGTCGATCTGGAGGCACTGGAGCAGTCTCAGGTCGAGTGCGTCGAGCGCGCGGGACGGCATCGGCTCGGCCTCCTCTCGCTCCATTCGCTCCATGCGGACTCCCGAAGTCAATGATCGAGCATGACGGTGAGGCCCGGGACCAGTGTGGTCCCGGGCCTCGTACGGGCGCCCGTTCCGTCCCCACGAAAGGGCGCCTCCAGGGCCTGTCCGGCGGATCACGCCGCAGACACGCCCTGGTGCCGGGGTCAGCCGCGCTGCCCCAGCCGGGGCTCCGCCGCCCCGGTCTCCCGCGGTGCCGCCGGGGCGGCGCCGGATCCGGCCACCGGCCTGGTGACCGACTGCCGCGGGCTGCGCAGCAGGACGGCACCGACCGCCGCGGCGACCAAGGTCAGTGCCGCGGCGATGATCAGGCACAGGTGAAGGCCGTCGAGGAAGGCCTCGGACAGGGCGCCCAGGGCACGGCCCCGGTCGGCGCCCAGGTTCATGCCCGCGACCGCGCCCAGGCCGTTCGCGTCCACCACGGAGGTGACGCTCCGTA is a window of Streptomyces sp. NBC_00271 DNA encoding:
- a CDS encoding Lrp/AsnC family transcriptional regulator; the encoded protein is MERMEREEAEPMPSRALDALDLRLLQCLQIDGRAPLTRIAEVLGVSDQTVARRLRRLRTTARLRVLGVIDESRLGRTNWIVRLRCTPDVAELLAGALARRPDTSYVSLISGGTEVMCAMKPRSRQARDELLFDRLQRTPRVVSVSAHCVLHSFYGGQLDWLNKANGLAPDQQAALRPPPVEPVTDPLTLEAADEALLAVLVRDGRATLTELQAATGQSESVVKRRLERMRATGVLYFDVQFDQEPLGHEVEAMLWLTVAPAALADVGRALAAHPEVRFAAAITGQAGIVASTVYRNSGELYTYLSEKIGALDGVQAVETALTLRLVKQLAYDPGR